The genomic window TTGGAGGCGATGATCTCGATTCCTTTGGCGATGCCGCCGAGCGCGTAGTCCTTCGCCGTTTCCACAATGATCGCCATCATGTCGTCCTCCAGCGCGTAGATGATTCCGCCGCCGAGCACGACGACTTCCGGGTTGAGCAGGTTGATGACGTTGGCCACGCCGATGCCGATGTATTCGGCGGCTTCTTCGATGAGCTTTTCCAGAAACTTGTCACCCTTCCGCAGCGCCTTGCGGAGATCCCCGCTGCGCATGTCGATGAGATCATCACCCAGGATGTCGGTCAGGACGGTTTTCTGGCCGTCTTTGACGGCGGCCTGGATTTTGCGAAAGATGGCCTGGCGGCTGGCGACGGCTTCGAAGCAGCCGCGATTGCCGCAACTGCACTTTGGCCCGGCGACTTCGATGACCATGTGGCCGATTTCGCCTGCGGACCGGTTGAAGCCGGAATAGGGTTTGCCATTCAAGATCAAGCCGGCGCCAATCCCGGTGCCGATGAAGATTCCGACCATATCCTTCGGCTTGGACTGCAGTTCGCATTCATACACTCCCAAAGTGCACACGTTGCAGTCATTCTCCACGAACACCGGGATATCGAGAATCTTCTCCAACTCCTTCTTCAACGGCGCGTCTTCCCAGCCCAAATTGGGCGCGACACGCACCTGGCCGGTCTCGGGATCAACGGGGCCTGGCGCGCCGACGCCCACGCCTTTGACTTTCTTGAGGTCGAGATCGCATTCGTCCACGGCATCGCGGACGCACCGGGCGATGCGTTCGATGACCGCCTCCGGGCCGCGCTGAGCTTTGGTGCTGATCTTGGCGCGGCCCGCGCACTTGAGGTTGTGACTGAAGACCCCGGCGAGGATTTTCGTCCCGCCGAGATCGACCCCTACGTAATATTCCTGCTTGCCGCCGGATTCGGCCATATGCCATTTGAGCCAACTGTCTCCATTCACCACAAGCTTACCGGGAAGGTCAATGGGGAAAGGGGCGCGGGGCGAAACGGAGACCGCGCCAAAGCCTCAATTGCAGGCGGATATTGCCAAAGCGACGAACAAGATCTGCAAAACGTTAAATGGGTTAAATCGGTTAAATCGGGAGGGAGAAAGTTCACAGAATGGAGCACTTTCCACCTTGCCCGACGTTTGACCCATTTAACCCATTTAACGATTCAACTTTGTAACCCAGTTCAAAGGTCGGTCAACAGATCAGGATGCGGCTCGTTGTCGTTGTTCCAACGCCGAAGGGCCGGATCGGCGCGCTGGAACAGTTTCTCTTCCTTGATGTTCTCGGAATGGCCGTCGCAGAAAGTAATGTTGTACGTGCCGCGATGACGCGCTTTGCTGGCGCGCGTGGCATCAACGCTGAAGAAGTTTTTCGCGGCCTGGGCATTGTTGCGGATGTTGATGTCGAGCAAGCCGTGCCCGCTGTAAGTGGTGGGGCCTTTGAGATTGTAATACGCCTTCAACATCAACGGCGTCACCAGGACCAGCGGCGCGTCTCCAAACGCAATCATATCCGCGGGCACCTTCACCTTGGCATCCGGGATGGCGGCCCATTCGTCCAGGCCGGAAATCTTGGCGTAGCCGCCGAGGCCCAGTTCGCTGAGCTCGAACTGAACTCCACTGGCGTTGTATCCATAGCTGCCGAGAGGCACAGCGCCCTCCGTGCCCTTGATCGTCATCCCCTTGTAGGTCGGGCACCGGTACAGCGGATCCATCCACTGGCTGGCCGTGTAGGGCTGCAACTCATCGTACCAATACACATACCAATCGCTGACGTCCGGACTCACGTTGTAGATCGGATACGCCTTGTGATCATCGACGTACATCGTCGTGGCGATCCCGAATTGGCGGATGTTGTTCCGGCATTTGGCGGACAACGCGCTGGACTTGGCGTTGGACAACGCAGGCAGAAGCATCCCGGCCAGGATGGCGATGATCGCGATCACAACCAGCAGTTCGATCAGCGTAAAGGCTCGAAGGGCCTCCGGATTTCGGGATGGATCACGCCGTGTTTTCACAACACTGAACCGCCAGGCACCCTAATTCGCCACGCCGACGATGCGATAGAACCGAGTCGCGCCTGAATTCGTCATGGTGTCGAGCAAGAACGGCTCCTTGGTTTCACCCAGCTTTCGCCAGGAAGCCTTGTCGCCGGGGTTTGTCGTGTACTCCACGCGATAAAGTCCCGTGTTGGCTTTGTCCCAGTTGATCAGAACGCGGCCGCTTGTGAGAGTGATTTTCAGGCCGGTGATTCCAGGCGGCGGGAGTTCTCCCTGCTGTCCAGAACGATTGGTCTCGAAAAGCCGGATAAACGAGGTCGCTGTCGTGAAATTATCGGGCGGCGGAGTGCTTTGCTCCCTGGAATTAACCTGAGCGACAATCCCGTAGCCCGGACGCAGCCAGTAGTAATTGCGGCTGAATTGCTGGGTAATCGGCTGGAACTGGCCGTCGCCGAAGAGATCGACCTCGACGTCGTATTGCACCAATTCGTTCACGCGGAGCGCTTCGCCGAAACCAATGCTCGGCAGATTGACCAGGCCGTGGGCATCTACCGTGAAGGTCGAAGTCACTTTGAAAATGGCGGCGATGGAGATTCGCTCGGGCGGGGCGGTGGGATCCTCAGGATCGGGTTCGCTGTCGAAAGTCGCGATGTCGATCTGGTAACTCGTGCTGGTCGTCCAGGTGTCTTTGTAATTGATGGTTTCTGGGAAATCGATGATCGGTTCGCTGAACTTGACGCCGGGTTTGTTCGGGTTCACGTCGGAGTCGTAGAACCCATAGACTTTGCGGCCCATTCCAGGAACCTGTTCCAGGTAGAGCCAATTTCGCGTTCCGTTGGCTTCCTCGGTCTTCCGTTCGGCGATTTTGGCATTTGGAAAGTCAGCGCCATGGTTGCCGTCCGACGGGGCTACATAGTCAAAGCGATAAACCTGGTCCACTGGCCCCGAGGTGAAATCCCAGAC from Verrucomicrobiota bacterium includes these protein-coding regions:
- a CDS encoding ROK family protein, which codes for MAESGGKQEYYVGVDLGGTKILAGVFSHNLKCAGRAKISTKAQRGPEAVIERIARCVRDAVDECDLDLKKVKGVGVGAPGPVDPETGQVRVAPNLGWEDAPLKKELEKILDIPVFVENDCNVCTLGVYECELQSKPKDMVGIFIGTGIGAGLILNGKPYSGFNRSAGEIGHMVIEVAGPKCSCGNRGCFEAVASRQAIFRKIQAAVKDGQKTVLTDILGDDLIDMRSGDLRKALRKGDKFLEKLIEEAAEYIGIGVANVINLLNPEVVVLGGGIIYALEDDMMAIIVETAKDYALGGIAKGIEIIASKLGDDAGIVGGAVLARRETK
- a CDS encoding type II secretion system protein codes for the protein MKTRRDPSRNPEALRAFTLIELLVVIAIIAILAGMLLPALSNAKSSALSAKCRNNIRQFGIATTMYVDDHKAYPIYNVSPDVSDWYVYWYDELQPYTASQWMDPLYRCPTYKGMTIKGTEGAVPLGSYGYNASGVQFELSELGLGGYAKISGLDEWAAIPDAKVKVPADMIAFGDAPLVLVTPLMLKAYYNLKGPTTYSGHGLLDINIRNNAQAAKNFFSVDATRASKARHRGTYNITFCDGHSENIKEEKLFQRADPALRRWNNDNEPHPDLLTDL